The following are encoded together in the Cicer arietinum cultivar CDC Frontier isolate Library 1 chromosome 2, Cicar.CDCFrontier_v2.0, whole genome shotgun sequence genome:
- the LOC113784110 gene encoding uncharacterized protein yields the protein MILEEGHRSRLSIHPGATKMYKDLKKIFWWPKMKKDVAKFVLTKSAHFIPINLTYSMERLAEIYIKEIMKLHGIPPSIVSDRDLSFHSSIGMDPLEALYGRRCRTPLCWFETGDNLVLGPEIVQHTIDKVKMIQEKMRAFQNRVGWALKMRNLALRFIGPYDILKRVGNVAYQIALPPSLSNLHSVFHVSQLRKYVFDLSHVIESDKVQIKENLTFETLTLRTED from the exons ATGATCTTAGAGGAAGGACATAGGAGCCGTCTAAGTATTCACCCTGGAGCCACAAAGATGTATAAGGACCtcaagaagatattttggtggcctaaaatgaaaaaagatgttGCTAAGTTTGT ATTAACCaaatctgctcactttattCCGATAAACTTAACTTATTCAATGGAAAGGTTAGctgaaatatacataaaggaAATTATGAAGTTGCATGGAATCCCACCAAGTATAGTCTCAGACAGAGACCTCAG tttccactctAGCATTGGGATGGACCCTTTGGAGGCATTGTATGGGAGAAGATGTAGGACCCCTCTGTGTTGGTTTGAGACGGGTGATAACCTTGTGTTAGGACCTGAGATTGTTCAACATACTATtgataaagtaaaaatgattcagGAAAAGATGAGAGCATTTCAGAATAG GGTTGGTTGGGCATTAAAAATGCGAAATCTTGCTCTTCGGTTTATAGGACCTTACGATATTCTTAAACGTGTTGGTAACGTGGCATATCAGATCGCGTTACCTCCTTCTCTTTCTAATCTTCACAGTGTCTTTCATGTGTCTCAACTTCGCAAGTATGTTTTCGATCTTTCACATGTGATTGAGTCAGACAAggtccaaataaaagagaatctaaCTTTTGAGACCTTAACGTTACGGACTGAGGACTGA